The Littorina saxatilis isolate snail1 linkage group LG15, US_GU_Lsax_2.0, whole genome shotgun sequence genome contains a region encoding:
- the LOC138948406 gene encoding fatty acid-binding protein, intestinal-like, which translates to MADAFIGKWKVDLSSTTGLDDFGAAIGFSAERIETYRKLSYTLEFTKTGDTFTATVTFDAEGIPSQTYSFKLGETFDYNSIDGTKPKLTITEEGGKIVEKYKLEDKDKEWETVREISGGVMTSTTTYGGKSVVQKLNKA; encoded by the exons ATGGCAGACGCTTTCATCGGAAAATGGAAGGTGGACCTCTCCTCCACCACCGGCCTCGACGACTTCGGTGCCGCTATCG GATTCTCCGCGGAGCGCATCGAGACGTACCGGAAGTTGTCCTACACGTTGGAGTTCACGAAGACAGGTGACACGTTCACAGCCACCGTGACGTTCGACGCGGAGGGCATCCCCTCTCAGACCTACTCCTTCAAGCTGGGGGAGACCTTCGACTACAACTCTATCGACGGCACCAAGCCCAAG CTCACGATCACGGAGGAAGGCGGCAAGATCGTGGAGAAGTACAAGCTGGAAGACAAGGACAAGGAGTGGGAGACAGTGCGTGAGATCAGCGGCGGCGTCATGACTTCC ACGACCACATATGGCGGGAAGTCGGTTGTACAGAAACTGAACAAAGCTTAA